The nucleotide sequence TTTACGGGGATCCCGCTTTGCTCATACCCCACCTTTATCCGCACGTCGTTCAGTGGTCCAAATTCAAACAACGTGATGTAGTCGCCGTTCCGAACAAGAATGACTTTGAAGAATGGCAACACCTCAATGTTGAGGTCTTGAATCCTCGATCAAACGTTTGGGACTGCATACGAATTATCGCCCAGAGTAAGTCCGTTATCGCCAGCTCATTGCATGCACTCATTATTGCGGATTCGCTCGGCATACCTACAGTCGCGGTCAGTTCCCCAAATGAGCCTGAATTTAAGTACCAGGATTATTACAACGGTACCGATAGAGATTGCCCAACCTTACAAGACAATGCGGAGGATGCACTTCAAGTAGTTCCGCAGCAACCTCAGCAGCCCATAACAGCGATGAAGGTACTTGACGTATTTCCGTGGGATCTGTGGAAGTAAAAGGATACTAATGATTGTC is from Kocuria rosea and encodes:
- a CDS encoding polysaccharide pyruvyl transferase family protein; amino-acid sequence: MRSRSHTQPRLLSVGSIIHFSRAGDVVWGSGINGKVLPSLTQLRQLDVRCVRGPLTAEKFRDAGVPVPEIYGDPALLIPHLYPHVVQWSKFKQRDVVAVPNKNDFEEWQHLNVEVLNPRSNVWDCIRIIAQSKSVIASSLHALIIADSLGIPTVAVSSPNEPEFKYQDYYNGTDRDCPTLQDNAEDALQVVPQQPQQPITAMKVLDVFPWDLWK